Proteins encoded within one genomic window of Glycine soja cultivar W05 chromosome 1, ASM419377v2, whole genome shotgun sequence:
- the LOC114422845 gene encoding protein LOL1-like, whose amino-acid sequence MLVPLAPYPPPPPPAPYTPPPNGAQSQLVCSGCRNLLLYPVGATSVCCAVCNAVTTVPPPGTEMAQLVCGGCHTFLMYIRGATSVQCSCCHTVNLALEANLVAHVNCGNCKMLLRYQYGARSVKCAVCSFVTSVGASTSTTEQKFST is encoded by the exons CTTGCCCCGTACCCTCCACCCCCTCCACCAGCTCCATATACGCCTCCACCAAATG GTGCACAGAGTCAACTAGTCTGTTCTGGGTGTAGAAACCTTCTGCTCTATCCAGTTGGAGCCACCTCTGTGTGCTGTGCTGTTTGCAATGCAGTCACAACAGTGCCACCTCCTG GCACAGAAATGGCCCAGTTAGTTTGTGGAGGCTGTCACACTTTCCTCATGTACATCCGTGGAGCCACAAGTGTGCAATGCTCTTGCTGTCACACGGTCAATCTAGCTTTGGAAG CAAATCTGGTGGCGCATGTCAACTGTGGGAACTGTAAGATGCTACTCAGGTACCAATATGGAGCAAGATCCGTGAAATGTGCCGTTTGCAGTTTTGTAACGTCAGTTGGG GCCTCGACAAGCACCACTGAGCAGAAATTCAGCACCTAA